The following nucleotide sequence is from Acidobacteriota bacterium.
CGAGTCGCTTTCGCCAACACCTCCTGAATGACTTCTATAAACGGTTCCGGCTCGGCAGGTTTGGTGATGAACGCATCGGCGCCGAGGTTTCGCGCCAGGCGTTCATCCCGTGGTTCGGTGTAGGTTGCGGTGTAGACGACAAAAGGAACCTGCTTCAACTGGTCGTCCGCCTTCCATTGGCGCAGAAGCGTGTATCCATCCATCACCGGCATGAGCAAATCGGAAATGACCAGATCCGGCGGGTTTTGACGAGCTTTGACCAGCGCATCAGCCCCATGGCGGGCTTCGTCCACGCTGTAGCCATGGCCCTGCAGGAGCATCCGCAGCAAATACAGGTTCTCCAGGTTATCGTCAATGATCAGCACATGCCTCATGAGGTGGGTTCCTTGTCTGGAAAATTGAGGAATCGTTCGACTTCAGAGATGAAAGACTCTGGGTTGATCGGTTTTTCGATATAGCCTTCGGCTCCAGCCGCGAGGCATTTTTCCCGGTCGCCAACCATGGCGTAGGACGTGACGGCAATGATAGGGATGGATTTCAAATGCGGGTCGTTTTTGAGGGCGCGGGCCACGGCATGGCCGTCCATTCCGGGTAACTGGATGTCGAGCAGAATCAGATCGGGACGTGTTTGCGCCGCCAGCTCCAGTCCTTGCGGACCAGTTTCCGCCTGCAAAATTTCATGGCCACGCTGTTCCAGCATAAATGTGGCCAGGTAGCGGTTTTGTGGGTTGTCTTCGATGAGCAGAATTTTCGCTTTCATACTTTTTCTGGTCCGTGAAGTGGCAGTGTCACGCTGAAGGTGCTGCCCTTTCCCCATTCGCTCTCAACACTGATCTCGCCACCCATCAAGGTCGTCAGGCGAC
It contains:
- a CDS encoding response regulator — translated: MKAKILLIEDNPQNRYLATFMLEQRGHEILQAETGPQGLELAAQTRPDLILLDIQLPGMDGHAVARALKNDPHLKSIPIIAVTSYAMVGDREKCLAAGAEGYIEKPINPESFISEVERFLNFPDKEPTS